The proteins below come from a single Metarhizium brunneum chromosome 1, complete sequence genomic window:
- the snt2 gene encoding Lid2 complex component, which translates to MAQQNDSKVTNADAQSAPDPVNASSNPDPSSKDLGADMAAGYGTRSRNRGGNARINYAEDKDIDMDVYDYYDKKDQDVPKKSSRKSDVAANGDGAARAVGSRRAAAEEARAVGASNQNGSKSSTPSGVGVGVGGGASQGAPTSGAAQGSRKRKATAVSTRKAGQMGQLEGTPMPETNMLTFENCNHRPDANGCMVADDGTVLEPNDHVYLVCEPPGEPYYLGRIMEFLHVHAKGESKRVDSVRINWFYRPKDIGRKNTDTRLLFATMHSDISPLTALRGKCQIRHRVDIDNLETYRRTPDCFWYEKLYDRYIQKNYDLIPTSTIVNVPDKVKKVLDERWKFVLVEQGRGKELTSAVKLCKRCSGYCASNDSVDCAVCQNTYHMNCVKPPLLKKPSRGFAWSCAACSRAQERKLEARNTPNGTDANGDADDDDALDDDDDDMPGIITDRTTPADNEEHHHATAEQIYQASLWPWRYLGMHCKPEDALDYDDRIHPRASTRIGPRHQANVGVWPGRPVEYVKPLETRKGRGVPKLSKEAQIAQEAEKALRTKRPKWVQDEPPGYQVRGEDLDENDPAATSTRLWMPPPSDTVGDDDIVGYMTKAQGMAKRFNIPERSTNLQDVALETLFRHDYDPAAALKALPDTKRDSFKEPTLTPVENRKFEEGVAKYGSELHLVMKHVKTMTPGAVVRWYYTWKKTERGRQVWGSYSGRKGKKLAKKEETAASKAADDVADADDDSAFDTEKALVQKRSFICLFCESQDCRQWRRAPASQGPLSENGGRATSKDKGNQSVVALCRRCAELWRRYAVRYEPPEDLIKKAGQSGAKIWKKKQEEELLKEIQIAEDMGLMSPYRSSTPATSVNGLEPPRKKLKGAPERDTDAVVSDAGSNTTVSRKKDKTAETTPVPDLPKPRTLPCAICDQMEPLGDQHLSCRECRLTVHRHCYGVMDNRIQGKWICDMCSNDKSPQVSIQYKCVLCPVEYTEQDFIEQPKLTHHKKKMSDKDRERERLEVQQARKAAEFYRKRQEDLNRPVNPREPLKRTADNNWVHVTCAVWTPEVKFGNAKALEPSEGIPSIPRARYDEVCQVCNQQGGACVSCHQCRIPYHVECARQAGHLLAFDITPVKSSRRDQFNIVTVKGEIGTMSAVVWCQDHIPTKTMAHKMYDVVSESGLSALQLYVQHYKQADLGLTGTVRKANLMMAAAKMSGLPLVPGARRTSAISATTAAAAPNGASSHSRNREPMDAATNAQQPGEKVCITCGIDVTPRWWPIEKTQEQQLTNGHHGAIGFEAQKFVEQRKFQCHKCKKNPRTPKSFAAAPKHPHHHRCEALHEYSLQIIEQLLCVQKSIHCCITHHPMVRQHLARQHLARQQLMGHHPEGILPHTRRRIRSALDLGQYLMAIPKYRPQGQRTTIGGANTARRLDTLMEDRHHYHCTTLDRLQHRALQRCGHRLCRGRPRWPQSLFHTSVHMAPRYMEAHCPPHRDD; encoded by the exons atggcgCAACAAAAT GACTCCAAAGTCACAAATGCGGACGCGCAGTCAGCGCCCGATCCCGTGAACGCCTCATCAAACCCTGATCCGTCGTCCAAGGATTTGGGTGCTGATATGGCCGCGGGCTACGGCACGCGCTCCCGCAACAGAGGGGGCAATGCCCGCATTAACTATGCTGAAGACAAGGACATTGATATGGATGTCTATGACTACTATGACAAGAAGGACCAAGACGTGCCCAAGAAGTCGTCGCGAAAATCAGACGTCGCTGCAAATGGCGACGGTGCGGCACGTGCAGTCGGTTCGcgacgagctgcagcagaagaagccagAGCAGTTGGTGCATCAAATCAAAATGGCTCCAAGAGCTCAACACCGAgtggtgttggcgttggcgttggcggcggtgCATCTCAGGGCGCGCCAACATCTGGCGCGGCGCAGGGTTCACGGAAACGAAAAGCGACTGCAGTCTCAACGAGAAAAGCAGGGCAGATGGGACAGCTAGAGGGCACGCCGATGCCAGAGACCAACATGCTGACGTTTGAGAATTGCAACCACCGCCCGGATGCGAATGGGTGCATGGTGGCTGACGATGGGACAGTGTTGGAACCAAATG ATCATGTGTACCTCGTGTGCGAACCGCCCGGGGAACCTTATTACTTGGGACGAATAATGGAATTTCTACATGTGCATGCAAAGGGCGAGTCGAAGCGTGTGGACTCGGTGCGCATTAACTGGTTCTATAGACCAAAGGACATTGGGCGCAAGAACACGGACACGCGGCTGCTCTTTGCGACTATGCATTCCGACATCAGCCCTTTGACGGCCCTGCGCGGAAAATGTCAGATCCGGCATCGCGTGGACATCGACAACCTGGAAACGTACCGCAGAACACCCGACTGCTTCTGGTACGAAAAGCTGTATGACCGATACATACAGAAGAACTACGACCTTATCCCCACCTCGACTATTGTCAACGTGCccgacaaggtcaagaaggTGCTAGATGAGCGCTGGAAGTTTGTCTTGGTGGAGCAAGGGCGTGGCAAGGAGCTGACTAGCGCCGTGAAGCTCTGCAAGAGATGCAGCGGCTACTGCGCAAG TAATGACTCGGTGGATTGTGCAGTGTGTCAGAACACGTACCACATGAACTGTGTTAAACCACCCCTGCTCAAAAAGCCGTCCCGAGGCTTCGCATGGTCGTGCGCAGCGTGCAGCCGAGCCCAGGAGCGCAAGCTCGAGGCTCGCAACACCCCTAATGGCACTGACGCTAatggcgatgccgacgatgatgatgctctggacgacgacgacgacgatatgcccggcatcatcaccgaccGCACCACCCCAGCGGACAACGAGGAGCATCATCACGCCACAGCGGAGCAGATTTATCAAGCAAGCCTTTGGCCATGGCGCTACCTAGGCATGCACTGTAAACCGGAGGATGCCCTTGATTACGATGATCGAATCCACCCTCGCGCAAGCACAAGAATCGGACCCCGACACCAAGCTAATGTGGGTGTTTGGCCTGGGCGCCCGGTTGAATATGTCAAGCCGCTGGAGACGAGAAAGGGCAGGGGAGTCCCCAAACTATCCAAAGAAGCTCAAATTGCTCAGGAGGCCGAGAAGGCGCTTCGGACCAAGCGACCCAAGTGGGTGCAGGATGAACCACCTGGCTATCAGGTTCGCGGAGAAGATTTGGACGAGAACGATCCAGCCGCCACGTCTACCCGACTTTGGATGCCGCCACCCTCCGACACcgtcggtgatgatgatatTGTCGGCTATATGACCAAGGCTCAAGGCATGGCGAAGAGATTCAACATCCCAGAACGATCCACAAATCTTCAAGATGTTGCGCTGGAGACATTATTCCGCCACGATTATGATCCCGCTGCTGCTCTAAAGGCACTTCCAGACACAAAACGGGACTCATTCAAGGAGCCGACCCTGACACCGGTTGAGAATAGGAAGTTTGAGGAGGGAGTAGCCAAGTATGGGTCAGAGTTGCACCTGGTGATGAAACATGTGAAAACAATGACACCCGGTGCGGTAGTACGGTGGTACTATACCTGGAAAAAGACCGAGCGGGGCAGACAGGTCTGGGGGTCTTACTCTGGCCGTAAAGGCAAGAaattggccaagaaggaagaaacTGCTGCGTCAAAGGCGGCTGATGATGTGGCTGACGCTGATGACGATTCGGCTTTCGACACTGAAAAGGCTCTTGTTCAGAAGCGCAGCTTTATCTGCCTGTTTTGTGAGTCACAAGActgccgacaatggcgtCGAGCACCCGCTAGTCAAGGTCCTCTTAGCGAAAACGGAGGCAGGGCAACCAGCAAGGACAAAGGCAACCAGTCTGTGGTGGCTCTTTGCCGACGTTGTGCTGAGCTGTGGCGTCGATATGCTGTTCGATACGAGCCACCGGAGGACTTGATTAAGAAAGCTGGCCAATCTGGAGCCAAGAtttggaagaagaagcaggaggaggagcttcTCAAAGAGATTCAGATTGCGGAAGATATGGGCTTAATGAGTCCGTATCGTAGCTCCACGCCAGCTACTTCGGTCAACGGGTTGGAGCcgccaagaaaaaaattaaagGGGGCACCAGAGAGAGACACCGATGCTGTAGTCTCGGATGCTGGAAGCAATACTACAGTCTCACGAAAGAAGGACAAAACCGCGGAAACTACACCTGTTCCCGACTTGCCAAAACCACGAACTCTTCCCTGCGCCATTTGCGACCAGATGGAGCCTCTGGGCGACCAACATCTCTCTTGCAGAGAGTGTCGCTTGACAGTACATCGTCACTGCTACGGTGTCATGGACAATCGGATTCAAGGCAAGTGGATTTGTGACATGTGCTCGAATGACAAGAGCCCACAAGTCTCAATT CAATACAAATGCGTCTTGTGTCCAGTTGAATACACCGAACAAGACTTCATTGAGCAGCCCAAGCTCACACACCATAAGAAGAAGATGTCCGACAAGGATCGCGAGCGTGAGAGACTGGAGGTCCAGCAGGCGCGGAAGGCTGCCGAGTTTTATCGCAAGAGACAGGAAGACCTCAACCGGCCTGTCAACCCTCGAGAGCCACTCAAGCGCACGGCCGATAACAACTGGGTTCATGTTACCTGTGCAGTATGGACGCCTGAGGTAAAGTTCGGTAATGCCAAGGCGTTGGAACCGTCGGAGGGTATCCCGTCAATCCCCCGTGCTAGATATGATGAGGTCTGCCAGGTCTGCAACCAGCAAGGAGGTGCCTGTGTCTCTTGCCACCAATGTCGGATACCTT ACCACGTGGAGTGTGCTCGCCAGGCAGGCCACCTTCTTGCATTCGATATCACACCTGTGAAGAGTAGCCGTCGCGACCAGTTCAACATTGTGACGGTAAAGGGAGAGATTGGAACTATGTCGGCCGTAGTCTGGTGCCAAGACCATATTCCCACCAAGACGATGGCTCACAAGATGTATGATGTCGTCAGCGAGTCAGGGCTAAGCGCACTACAGCTTTACGTTCAACATTACAAGCAGGCAGACCTGGGACTGACGGGCACTGTGCGCAAGGCTAATCTTatgatggctgctgccaaaATGTCTGGCCTTCCTCTTGTGCCGGGTGCTCGACGGACATCGGCTATTAgtgcaacaacagcagcggcagctcCAAATGGCGCGTCGAGTCATTCGCGCAACAGAGAACCGATGGACGCAGCAACGAATGCTCAACAGCCTGGAGAGAAGGTGTGCATTACCTGCGGCATTGATGTTACACCTAGATGGTGGCCGATTGAGAAAACTCAGGAACAACAACTCACAAATGGACATCATGGTGCGATTGGATTCGAGGCACAAAAGTTTGTCGAGCAACGCAAGTTTCAATGCCACAAGTGCAAGAAGAACCCCCGAACGCCAAAGTCATTTGCTGCTGCAC CCAAACACCCGCACCACCATCGCTGCGAAGCCCTCCACGAGTACTCTCTGCAGATTATCGAGCAGCTCCTTTGCGTCCAGAAATCCATTCACTGCTGCATCACCCACCATCCCATGGTCCGTCAGCACCTGGCCCGTCAGCACCTGGCCCGTCAGCAGCTCATGGGCCACCACCCGGAGGGCATCCTGCCACACACTCGCAGGCGCATTCGCTCGGCTCTCGACCTGGGCCAGTATCTCATGGCTATCCCCAAGTACCGCCCCCAAGGACAACGTACAACGATTGGGGGAGCCAACACGGCTCGCCGACTCGACACATTAATGGAGGACCGCCACCACTACCACTGCACAACACTGGACCGCCTCCAGCATCGGGCCTTACAGCGTTGCGGCCACCGTCTATGTC
- the TEB gene encoding Helicase and polymerase-containing protein TEBICHI: MKSMQGLLHKTSLQTAHEQQQRFFAPQSVAGQKRPWSSNDGFVTSHQHATTATNSPSHSIVHFQKAISLPSAPKRLSASKITQVSGHHTTGEYSQRRLISATPLSSQDSELDLAHQTYGLPRQIVSNFSLLGINHIYPWQKNCLKGPGLLTGERNLVYCAPTGGGKSLVADVLMLKRVIEEAGTKALLVLPYVALVQEKVGWLRKVVQHVKILDDSMPQGAENGPWRRRADYGTIRVVGFFGGGKVRATWDDFDIGVCTLEKANALVNTAIADGSISKLRSVVLDELHIIDDDHRGYILELIAAKLVCLGQQVQLIGMSATLPNLNLLAAWLHGHTYETRYRPVPIEEHLVYDGKVFRAGPNDGLGHTPSQLSSQDVSAGKTAPVRRIENSMHKEFTDSVLNAVVSLAHETACMGYGVLVFAGSRGVCESDARWISRVMPQLHELAADVLKKRLDLLGDLRSLSTGADPVLEETVLYGVAFHPNQLFPDAGLTSEERDLIAAAYDAGTILVCIATCSLAAGINLPARRVILHNVKMGGEYIGPAMLRQMRGRAGRQGKTQLGETYLCCRQPDLEHVLELMHADIPKVSSCLSTENRRIQRALLEVISIRLATSRESISDYFSNSLLQWSQSPDFVHKGIELSLEELQSMGLIMPDSSTGYAPTQLGKAIVASAIDPDDGVFVHKELVKALRAFVMDGEMHILYVFTPVHSFGTTVNWQVFRNEMEYLDESGMRVLQFLGIKPTSIIRLAQGAILKETTVEEKRMARVYRRFYLAMQLRDLCNEVPIHAVARKYDMPRGSVQTLSQTCQGFAAGMVKFCEHMGWGPMAAALDHFSDRLMAGARSELLALSKVPFIKSRTARVFFENGYRSVAALANANPKDLVPILMQAQPNKLRIKSQNDELMEEKMLAKANVISSAANRLWNIQMQAEMEEE; encoded by the exons ATGAAGAGCATGCAGGGTCTTTTGCACAAGACCAGCCTTCAAACTGCTCATGAACAGCAACAACGCTTCTTTGCTCCGCAATCTGTCGCTGGCCAAAAACGGCCGTGGTCCAGTAACGATGGCTTTGTTACGTCTCATCAACATGCTACTACTGCCACGAATTCCCCGTCGCATTCCATTGTTCACTTCCAGAAAGCCATTAGTCTTCCGTCAGCTCCCAAACGACTGTCCGCGAGTAAGATCACGCAAGTGTCAGGTCATCATACAACGGGAGAGTACTCACAGCGAAGGCTTATTTCCGCAACACCACTTTCCTCTCAAGACTCCGAGCTAGACCTTGCCCATCAGACATACGGCCTCCCGCGCCAAATTGTATCTAACTTTTCTTTATTGGGTATAAATCACATTTATCCTTGGCAAAAGAATTGCTTAAAAGGCCCGGGCCTTCTGACTGGGGAGAGAAACCTGGTGTATTGTGCGCCAACCGGAGGAGGTAAATCCTTAGTGGCAGACG TGCTTATGCTGAAGCGAGTCATTGAGGAAGCTGGTACTAAAGcgcttcttgttcttccaTACGTTGCACTTGTACAAGAAAAAGTAGGCTGGCTGCGCAAGGTGGTTCAACACGTCAAGATTCTCGATGATTCCATGCCCCAAGGTGCCGAAAATGGTCCCTGGCGTCGGCGAGCAGATTACGGTACAATTCGAGTAGTTGGCTTTTTTGGAGGTGGAAAAGTCCGAGCAACCTGGGACGATTTTGACATTGGTGTTTGCACATTGGAGAAG GCAAATGCCCTGGTCAACACCGCTATTGCTGATGGCTCAATATCGAAGCTTCGGTCTGTAGTATTGGATGAACTTCACATAATTGATGACGATCATCGGGGCTATATCCTCGAACTTATTGCTGCCAAGCTGGTctgtcttggccagcaagTTCAACTTATTGGAATGAGCGCAACACTTCCG AACTTGAATTTGCTCGCCGCGTGGCTACACGGGCACACTTATGAGACACGATATAGGCCGGTACCAATAGAGGAACATTTGGTGTACGACGGCAAGGTCTTTCGAGCAGGTCCCAATGACGGACTAGGGCATACCCCTTCACAATTGAGTAGCCAGGATGTGTCGGCAGGGAAGACAGCACCTGTCCGGCGAATAGAGAACTCTATGCACAAAGAATTCACAGACTCGGTGTTAAATGCAGTAGTGTCTCTCGCTCATGAAACTGCTTGCATGGGTTATGGAGTGCTGGTTTTTGCTGGTAGCCGCGGAGTGTGCGAGTCTGATGCTCGCTGGATCAGCCGGGTCATGCCCCAGTTGCACGAGCTTGCAGCAGACGTCCTTAAAAAGCGTCTGGATCTTTTGGGGGATCTGCGTAGTTTGAGTACAGGGGCAGACCCAGTTCTCGAAGAAACCGTTCTTTATGGGGTAGCCTTTCATC CTAATCAACTTTTCCCAGAT GCCGGTCTAACTAGCGAGGAGAGAGATCTCATTGCTGCGGCTTACGATGCTGGGACCATTCTGGTATGCATAGCAACTTGCAGCCTGGCTGCTGGTATTAATCT ACCCGCTCGTAGGGTAATTTTGCACAATGTTAAAATGGGCGGGGAGTACATCGGTCCTGCCATGCTGAGACAGATGCGAGGTAGAGCTGGCAGACAAGGGAAAACGCAGCTCGGAGAAACATATCTGTGTTGTCGGCAACCAGACTTGGAGCACGTTCTAGAGCTCATGCATGCAGACATACCAAAAGTTTCAAGCTGTCTTAGTACAGAGAATCGGCGTATTCAGCG AGCATTATTGGAGGTGATTTCCATTCGTCTGGCTACCAGCCGCGAATCTATATCTGACTACTTTTCCAATTCCCTGCTGCAATGGTCGCAGTCACCAGATTTTGTCCACAAAGGCATAGAACTAAGTCTCGAGGAGCTTCAAAGTATGGGCCTCATCATGCCCGATTCCTCCACAGGTTACGCTCCCACACAACTAGGAAAGGCTATCGTTGCATCGGCCATTGATCCAGACGATGGTGTCTTTGTTCACAAAGAGCTTGTCAAAGCGCTACGAGCATTTGTCATGGACGGTGAGATGCACATACTCTATGTATTCACTCCAGTTCACAGCTTTGGCACAACTGTCAATTGGCAAGTCTTCCGTAATGAAATGGAGTATCTGGATGAAAGCGGCATGCGAGTACTTCAATTCCTTGGAATCAAGCCCACTTCTATTATCCGTCT TGCTCAAGGCGCCATCCTGAAGGAGACGACGGTTGAAGAAAAGCGAATGGCCCGTGTCTACCGCCGTTTCTACCTGGCTATGCAACTACGTGATCTTTGCAACGAAGTTCCTATTCATGCTGTCGCTCGCAAATACGACATGCCCAGGGGTTCAGTGCAAACACTATCGCAGACATGTCAGGGATTTGCAGCGGGCATGGTCAAGTTCTGCGAACACATGGGTTGGGG CCCAATGGCTGCAGCGCTAGACCACTTCTCAGACCGTTTAATGGCAGGCGCGAGGTCTGAGCTCCTAGCACTCTCAAAGGTGCCCTTTATCAAGAGTCGCACAGC GAGAGTTTTCTTTGAAAATGGATATCGAAGTGTGGCAGCTCTAGCCAACGCCAATCCGAAAGACTTGGTCCCCATACTTATGCAG GCACAACCGAATAAGTTGCGGATTAAGAGCCAGAATGATGAATTGATGGAAGAGAAAATGCTTGCTAAGGCGAATGTGAtttcgtcggcggcaaatAGACTTTGGA ATATACAAATGCAGGCTGAGATGGAAGAGGAATAG
- the pip_0 gene encoding Proline iminopeptidase translates to MGPAILDIPPAKLLSSQDHLLPGQLKITTFFFQVPLDYENPSASSIQLYARRVVKHESPIFPPDEEDALKNTKPYMIYLEGGPGFGNRAPADHPVTRAALPRGYQVLYIDHRGTGLSTPVSTAMLANVGDADAQAKYLRLMRQDNTVRDCEAVRKLLTAGWPEQKTQWSTFGQSYGGFITLSYLSMHPEGVRESFLTGGLAPVGKTIDQVYDATFRKTTERNEQYFAKFPEDARVLRQIATYIEGQGGRIPLPAGGFLTVQRLLTIGIAFGGHGGFDTVHSTLTTLKASLDQFGFFTRAALAPLESFTPFDTNIIYAILHEAIYCDGPRGPSNWAANRVGRILGGPYSWLNPDFAAAQSTGPLYFSGEMIFPFHFDTYPELTPLRDVAEKLATYTDWPALYDEARLRNNKVPFYAASYVEDMYVEYHLAKDTSDMVKGSKVFETNVMYHNAVRAKADEVMHQLFSLRDDVLD, encoded by the coding sequence ATGGGACCAGCAATTCTAGACATTCCCCCAGCCAAGCTGCTCAGCAGCCAGGACCATCTTCTTCCCGGCCAGCTCAAAATTAcaaccttcttcttccaagtGCCCCTCGACTATGAGAACCCCTCTGCGTCGTCCATCCAGCTCTACGCTAGGCGTGTCGTGAAGCATGAGTCGCCCATCTTCCCGcccgacgaggaagatgcccTGAAAAACACCAAGCCCTACATGATATACCTCGAGGGCGGCCCTGGCTTCGGCAACCGGGCACCAGCCGACCACCCCGTCACGAGGGCGGCCCTGCCTCGCGGATACCAAGTCCTGTACATCGACCATCGCGGCACCGGTCTCAGCACGCCCGTGTCAACAGCCATGCTCGCcaatgttggcgatgccgatgcccagGCCAAGTACTTGCGTCTGATGCGCCAGGACAACACCGTGCGGGACTGCGAGGCTGTCCGGAAGCTCCTGACAGCAGGCTGGCCCGAACAAAAGACCCAGTGGTCTACCTTTGGCCAGTCCTACGGCGGCTTCATCACCCTGTCGTATCTGTCCATGCACCCGGAAGGTGTTCGGGAGTCCTTCCTGACGGGCGGTCTCGCCCCTGTCGGCAAGACAATCGACCAGGTCTACGACGCGACGTTCCGCAAGACGACGGAGCGCAACGAGCAGTATTTCGCCAAGTTCCCCGAGGACGCCCGTGTCCTCCGCCAGATCGCCACCTACATCGAGGGCCAAGGGGGCAGGATCCCCCTCCCGGCTGGCGGCTTCCTGACCGTCCAGCGTCTCCTGACAATCGGCATTGCCtttggcggccacggcggatTCGACACTGTCCACAGCACCCTCACCACCCTCAAGGCATCCCTCGACCAGTTCGGTTTCTTTACGCGCGCTGCCCTGGCACCACTGGAGTCGTTTACCCCCTTCGACACCAACATCATCTACGCCATTCTCCACGAGGCCATCTACTGCGACGGGCCCCGGGGACCGTCCAACTGGGCGGCAAACCGCGTTGGCAGGATCCTCGGCGGGCCCTATTCATGGCTTAACCCGGACTTCGCTGCAGCACAGTCCACCGGACCGCTCTACTTTAGCGGCGAGATGATCTTCCCCTTTCACTTTGATACCTACCCCGAGTTGACACCCCTTCGTGACGTCGCCGAAAAACTGGCAACTTACACAGACTGGCCGGCCCTGTATGACGAGGCGCGTCTGCGGAACAACAAGGTTCCGTTTTACGCCGCCTCCTATGTCGAGGACATGTATGTTGAATACcacttggccaaggacaCATCGGATATGGTCAAGGGCAGCAAGGTGTTTGAGACAAACGTCATGTACCATAACGCTGTGAGAGCCAAGGCTGATGAGGTGATGCATCAGCTGTTCAGCCTGAGGGACGACGTCTTGGATTAA
- the tvp38 gene encoding Golgi apparatus membrane protein, producing the protein MASGYSAANQPRRTSPPSSSPSPPPPPSSSSSPSPSPPSDSSSARASPEPVRWSRRSFSPSRRLSNAMLRARSSSAPRTLLQRAWRKCLDWSRWLIQYYLSLSLLYRVLAVLGCLLGWALIVLTIVYSHRFFSWLTPVAKSWRELPGGWLIVFALIFVTAFPPLIGYSTANTIAGLVYGFPNGWPVAAVACTLGSLAAFLASRTVLSRYVDRMVGKDHRFIALGQVLRRDGILYLTAIRFCPLPFSLSNGFLATIPSITPLSFAISTALSTPKLLIHVFIGSRLAVLAEEGDKMTAGDKAVNYIGMAVGGIIGLAVGLAIYRRTMARAAELALEEGQDIGHVEQGSGRYDDIDDTDATLLDSEDAAAIMSGDDVSLWGAQANAWGTFDDDDDDSSRKPNR; encoded by the exons ATGGCCTCGGGCTACTCGGCGGCCAACCAGCCGCGGCGCACGTCGCCCCCAtcgtcctcgccatcaccaccaccgccgccatcatcatcctcatcgccatcgccatcgccaccatccgattcctcctccgccaggGCCTCCCCCGAGCCCGTCCGCTGGTCGCGCCGCAGCTTCTCGCCGTCGCGCCGCCTCTCCAACGCCATGCTGCGCGCCCGCTCGTCAAGCGCGCCCCGAACGCTCCTCCAGCGAGCTTGGAGGAAATGTCTCGACTGGAGTCGCTGGCTCATCCAGTACTACCTCAGCCTGTCGCTGCTGTACCgcgtcctcgccgtcctcggctGCCTCCTCGGCTGGGCCCTCATCGTCCTCACCATTGTCTACTCGCACCGCTTCTTCAGCTGGCTGACGCCCGTTGCCAAGTCGTGGCGCGAGCTCCCCGGCGGCTGGCTCATCGTCTTCGCCCTCATATTCGTCACCGCCTTTCCCCCGCTCATCGGGTACTCGACCGCCAACACCATCGCCGGTCTCGTGTACGGCTTCCCCAACGGGtggcccgtcgccgccgtggccTGCACGctcggcagcctcgccgccttccTCGCCAGCCGCACCGTCCTGAGCAGATACGTCGACCGAATGGTCGGCAAGGACCACCGCTTCATCGCCCTGGGCCAGGTCCTGCGCCGAGACGGCATCCTCTACCTGACCGCTATCCGCTTCTGCCCGTTGCCCTTCAGCCTGAGCAACGGCTTCCTGGCCACAATCCCAAGCATAACCCCGCTGTCGTTTGCGATTTCCACGGCTCTGTCAAC CCCCAAGCTGCTCATCCACGTCTTCATCGGCAGCCGCCtggccgtcctcgccgaAGAAGGCGACAAGATGACCgccggcgacaaggccgtcaacTACATCGGCAtggccgtcggcggcatcatcgGTCTAgccgtcggcctcgccatctACCGCCGCACCATGGCTCGCGCTGCCGAACTCGCCCTCGAGGAGGGTCAGGAcattggccatgttgagcaAGGGAGCGGCCGCTACGACGACATCGACGACACCGACGCCACGCTCTTGGACTCCGAGGACGCAGCGGCCATCATGTCAGGTGATGACGTGTCGCTTTGGGGCGCGCAAGCAAACGCCTGGGGCActtttgacgacgacgacgacgacagcagcCGTAAGCCCAATAGATAA